The Kiloniellales bacterium genome contains the following window.
CGGCGGCCCGCGAACTTTACAGCCCCACCCGGTCGTGCCTATCTACACCCAAGGGCGCGCAAGGGGCGCGCCGGCAGCGGATTCGGCTAGAACGGGAGGACAGACATGGCCATCCAGGTGGGCGACAAGGTCCCGACCGCGACCCTCTATCACATGACCGGCGACGGGCCGGCGGCGATCACGACCGACGAGATCTTTTCCGGCAAGAAGGTGGTGCTCTTCGCGTTGCCCGGCGCCTTCACCCCGACCTGCTCGGCCCAGCACGTTCCGGGCTACCTGAAGAATGCCACGGCGCTGCGCGACAAGGGCGTCGACACCATCGCCTGCCTCTCGGTCAACGACGTCTTCGTCATGGGCGCCTGGGGCAAGGACCAGGGCTCCGAAGGCCAGGTCCTGATGCTCGCCGACGGCAGCGCCGACTTCACCAAGGCGGCCGGCATGGAGCTGGACCTGACCGCCCGCGGCCTGGGCGTCCGCTCGCACCGCTACGCCATGGTCGTCGAGGACGGCGTGGTCAAGGCGCTGCACCTCGAGGAGAACCCCGGCGAGCTTGCGAACTCCAGCGCGGAGTCGATGCTGGCCGAACTCTGATCTCTCGGCCCCGAACGGGTTTTGAGCGGCGGTCCCTGGGGCCGCCGTTCGCCTTTCGGGGTGCCGCCCGCGCGGCTCAGAAGCAGTATTCCATCTCGAGGAAACGTGCGCGGAAGGCGATCACCGCCTCGCGCCAGTGCTCCTTCGGCTTGCCGGCGGGCGCCCCGATAGCTTCGGCCAGCAAGGCGGCGAGGTCGCGGAAATCGGCCTCTTTCATGCCGTAGCGGGTCATCTCCTGGGTGCCCATGCGCACGCCGCTGGCCGCGGCGAAGCTCGGGTCGTCGTGGAAGGCCTGGGGGTTGGTGATGATGTTGTTGGCCTCCAGGCGGTCGGCCACGACCTCGCCGTGGGACCGCGCGCTCCGCAGCAATACCTGGTGGGTCTCGGTGAAGTCGCAGTCCGGATCGCCTTCCAGGGTCAGCCCCTGCCCCTCCAGGGCGCGCGCAAAGGCCTTGGCGTTGGCGATCACCTGCCTGGGATAGTCGTCGCGGAACCGGACCATCTCATAGGTCGCGCCCAGCAGGCCGAGCAGCGTCCCCAGATGATGGTTGCTGACGTGACCGGGAAAGGCCCGGGTCTCGATCTGGCGCCACAGCGGCTCGAAGGCCGAGCCGGGCTCGATGTTGCTCAGGATCACCCCGCGCTGCGGACCGAAGAAAGTCTTGTGGGTCGAGCCGGTGACGAAGTCGGCCCCTTCCTTCAGAGGCTGCTGGTAGTAGGGGCCGAGCAGCCCCAGAACGTGGGCGCCGTCGTACATGATGAGCGGCCGTTCGGGGTTGT
Protein-coding sequences here:
- a CDS encoding peroxiredoxin; protein product: MAIQVGDKVPTATLYHMTGDGPAAITTDEIFSGKKVVLFALPGAFTPTCSAQHVPGYLKNATALRDKGVDTIACLSVNDVFVMGAWGKDQGSEGQVLMLADGSADFTKAAGMELDLTARGLGVRSHRYAMVVEDGVVKALHLEENPGELANSSAESMLAEL